In Coturnix japonica isolate 7356 chromosome 9, Coturnix japonica 2.1, whole genome shotgun sequence, a single window of DNA contains:
- the ANAPC13 gene encoding anaphase-promoting complex subunit 13 — protein MDSEVQRDGRILDLIDDAWREDKLPYEDVAIPLNELPEPEQDNGGTTESVKEQEMKWTDLSLQYLHENVPPTGN, from the exons ATGGACAGCGAGGTGCAGCGGGACGGCCGCATCCTGGACCTGATCGATGACGCGTGGAGGGAGGACAAGCTGCCGTACGAGGACGTGGCCATCCCGCTG AATGAGCTCCCTGAACCAGAGCAAGACAATGGAGGCACAACTGAGTCTGtgaaagagcaagaaatgaAGTGGACGGATTTATCTCTGCAGTATCTCCATGAAAACGTCCCTCCCACAGGAAACTGA